In Pungitius pungitius chromosome 2, fPunPun2.1, whole genome shotgun sequence, a single window of DNA contains:
- the LOC119211127 gene encoding soluble guanylate cyclase 88E-like, whose product MYGLLCESLHDFIKESYGDDVWKLVRERADVRLHSFVTHQVYSESVIPRIAKAASGVTGTPYNELMNSWGVYFLGFVGKYGYDRILKVLGRHVRDFVNGLDNLHEYLRFSYPKVQPPTFFCQEESATGVTLHYRSKRKGYLHYAMGQLRQMGKQFYDTDIHVEVLSEQMVGDYSHVTMRLNFDNSAYRYIMKEDEEEQEILPITSDFFFEVFPFNIVFRQDMVVHNVGSGLATVFPDLDGKKINDAFLLARPLVELSWSMIISHPNNLFEIMSKEPVKRERNLHNRIQNSDYENANRSADVDVELMAFQSIIGDDFKDGNSANAMESWGDGSRCLKLKGQMRYMPEWESIIFLGTPVMESLSAMFKTGLYINDLSMHDSSRDLVLAGTQQSEELKRALIQEQKKSSKLEESMKMLDYEMKKTDDLLYRMIPKPVAKRLRKGEPAVNTCEVFPDVTILFSDVVGFTRICSHITPMQVVSMLNTMYTLFDTLSEKHRVFKVETIGDAYMVVAGAPEKTKYHAHNICDMALDMVRSIDHLKDPSNGNHIQIRVGIHSGMVVAGVVGHKMPRYGLHGDTVHTASAMESNGKEMHIQLSSATYEHLKGSHFIFERRGTITIKGNVEIETYWLKGKRDKDGNAQAACPQFETHTISKVDISSPEAKGDKEGVGSSMAAGQNENDVKSLHSHRKMEISGHDLEVSLARCRVEEMSVHKPHYKEALQDDLQHAQLELVSPESDGVDSVIASPDSSCDSHCSKSTTCSVS is encoded by the exons ATGTACGGGCTGCTGTGTGAGAGTCTTCACGACTTCATCAAAGAGTCGTACGGGGACGACGTGTGGAAGCTGGTCAGAGAAAGAGCAGATGTCAGGTTACACTCTTTTGTCACCCACCAG gtgtATAGTGAGAGTGTGATTCCCCGTATAGCGAAGGCTGCCAGTGGAGTGACAGGCACGCCCTACAACGAGCTGATGAACTCCTGGGGTGTCTACTTCCTGGGCTTTGTTGGGAAGTACGGCTATGACAGGATCCTCAAG GTGCTGGGCCGCCATGTTCGTGACTTTGTCAATGGCCTGGACAATCTCCACGAGTACCTGCGCTTCAGCTACCCAAAGGTGCAGCCTCCGACCTTCTTCTGCCAGGAGGAGTCGGCCACCGGAGTCACCCTCCACTACAG GAGCAAGCGCAAAGGCTACCTGCACTACGCCATGGGTCAGCTGAGGCAGATGGGGAAGCAGTTCTACGACACCGACATCCATGTGGAGGTGCTGTCTGAGCAGATGGTCGGAGACTACTCCCATGTCACCATGAG gctGAACTTTGACAACTCAGCCTATCGTTACATCatgaaggaggatgaggaagagcagGAAATCTTGCCCATTACCTCCGACTTCTTCTTTGAGGTCTTCCCCTTTAACATTGTCTTCAGACAG GACATGGTGGTGCATAACGTGGGCTCGGGCCTGGCCACTGTCTTCCCTGATCTGGATGGAAAGAAGATCAATGATGCTTTCTTGCTGGCTCGCCCCCTAGTGGAGTTATCCTGGAGCATG ATCATCTCCCACCCCAACAACCTGTTTGAGATCATGTCCAAGGAGCCTGTGAAAAGAGAGAGGAACCTTCACAACCGAATCCAGA aTTCTGACTATGAAAATGCCAATCGCTCTGCTGACGTAGATGTGGAGCTCATGGCTTTCCAGTCAATCATCGGAGACGATTTCAAAG ACGGTAACAGTGCCAACGCGATGGAGAGCTGGGGCGATGGGAGCCGTTGCCTAAAACTGAAGGGACAAATGAGATACATGCCCGAGTGGGAGTCCATCATCTTCCTGGGAACTCCTGT aatGGAGAGTCTGAGTGCCATGTTCAAGACCGGCCTGTACATCAATGACCTGAGCATGCACGACTCCAGCAGAGACCTGGTGCTGGCGGGCACACAGCAGTCGGAGGAGCTGAAGAGAGCTCTCATACAG GAGCAAAAGAAATCCAGTAAGCTAGAGGAGAGCATGAAGATGTTGGACTATGAGATGAAGAAGACGGATGACCTCCTGTACAGAATGATTCCCAAGCCGGTGGCAAAGAGGCTGCGCAAAGGAGAGCCGGCTGTGAACACTTGTGAG GTGTTTCCAGATGTGACCATTCTTTTCAGCGACGTCGTGGGATTCACACGCATCTGCAGCCACATCACTCCGATGCAGGTGGTCTCCATGCTGAACACCATGTACACGCTGTTTGACACGCTCAGCGAGAAGCACCGCGTCTTCAAG GTGGAGACCATCGGAGATGCCTACATGGTGGTAGCCGGGGCTCCGGAGAAGACAAAGTATCACGCGCACAACATCTGTGACATGGCCCTGGACATGGTGCGCTCCATAGATCACCTGAAAGACCCTTCTAACGGAAACCACATACAGATTCGTGTCG GGATCCACTCTGGGATGGTTGTGGCAGGTGTGGTGGGACATAAAATGCCACGTTACGGACTGCACGGGGACACGGTCCATACTGCATCAGCCATGGAGAGCAATGGAAAG GAAATGCACATTCAGCTCAGCAGCGCCACCTACGAGCACCTGAAAGGAAGTCACTTTATCTTTGAAAGGAGGGGCACCATCACCATCAAG GGGAATGTTGAAATTGAGACCTACTGGCTGAAAGGAAAGAGGGACAAAGACGGGAATGCTCAGGCAGCGTGTCCTCAGTTTGAGACCCACACGATCAGTAAGGTCGACATTTCAAGCCCCGAGGCCAAAGGTGATAAGGAGGGAGTG GGTTCCTCAATGGCGGCGGGGCAGAACGAGAATGACGtgaaatctcttcactctcatCGCAAGATGGAGATTTCAGGCCATGATCTGGAGGTGTCGCTGGCTCGGTGCCGGGTGGAGGAGATGTCTGTTCACAAG CCCCACTATAAGGAGGCCTTGCAGGACGATCTCCAACACGCTCAGCTGGAACTGGTCTCCCCCGAGTCTGACGGCGTGGACTCCGTCATTGCCTCCCCTGACAGCTCCTGCGACTCCCACTGCTCCAAGAGCACCACGTGCTCCGTGTCATGA
- the arl3l1 gene encoding ADP ribosylation factor like GTPase 3, like 1: MGEAQKGLLSVIEKLKGSTGQEVRIVLLGLDNAGKTTLLKSLASEDVNTITPTQGFNVKSVASHGMKLNVWDIGGQRKIRTFWKKYLENTDVLIYVIDSADKKRFEETGLELSELIDEENLKGVPVLIFANKQDLATSSPASEIAEGLNLHTYRDREWQIQACSAVSGEGVQDGMNWICNNIVNKKK; encoded by the exons ATGGGAGAAGCTCAAAAG GGCTTACTCTCTGTCATCGAGAAACTGAAGGGATCCACAGGTCAGGAGGTCAGAATAGTGCTGCTGGGGTTGGACAACGCAGGTAAGACCACCCTGCTGAAGAGCCTCGCCTCTGAGGATGTGAACACCATCACACCGACGCAG GGCTTCAACGTAAAAAGTGTCGCCTCTCACGGCATGAAACTCAATGTTTGGGACATCGGAGGACAGAGGAAGATCAGGACCTTCTGGAAAAAGTACCTGGAGAACACAGACGTGTTG ATTTATGTTATTGACAGTGCAGACAAAAAGCGCTTTGAGGAGACGGGACTG gagctaTCCGAGCTGATTGACGAGGAGAATCTGAAGGGTGTTCCAGTACTCATCTTTGCCAATAAGCAGGATCTGGCCACATCGTCACCAGCCAGTGAGATCGCTGAGGGACTCAACCTGCACACGTACCGGGACCGCGAGTGGCAGATCCAGGCCTGCTCGGCCGTGTCTGGGGAGGGAGTTCAG GATGGCATGAACTGGATTTGCAACAACATTGTGAATAAAAAGAAGTGA